TAGTCGTAGTGTCTTTTGGGATTTTAACAACGCTTACAGGTACGGCACTGCGTTTGCGTTGCAAGGTATTTTGGTAGATGTTTTGTCCAGTAATATGGTTCTTGACATCCAAGGAGGTATGAATTTGGATCTTTTGATGGGAAGTCTAAGAGTCTTGTTATGCTGTTTTATCTCTGGCGTATTGGGTTTCTTGTGTGGATTTGGTGGTAGGACAGGTATGGCTATTGGTTTCTGTCTCATGACCATACCCGAATTCATCCCATCAGAATCTGAGAACTGGCAACGAAAGGTACACATTATGATGATTGGTTGTGGTTATATTCTTGGAATTGTTATGGTCAGACTGTCGGAGTCCTTTATCAGATCATCTGTCTATTGGCTCTTACAGAAAAAACGTATAGGAGGCTCTTTCATGCTCTTTATTTTCATGTCCATATCATTGAATGGCTGCTATGTGTATAGTTTGTTCATAGGGTGTGTAATGGGAACGAGTGCTACAGCAGCTGTTCACTATGCGAGGGAATATATTGCAGGGGAAATGTGGAGAGATGGATATCTCAAAAAGAAGGCTATTGGCTTTATAACCGCTGTTACAATTGGTCATCTCATAGGCTTGAGAATAAACAATAACATCGGTTGGCACCAGATGATTTGTATTGCTTCGTTTATTCTGTGGGATCTACACATTTGCTACCAAGTTAAGAAGGCTCAAAAAGACGGAATACCTATCTATATCTTTCGAGACCAACTGATGACATCATCACGAGGACAAGACGCAACGATCATGAAACTTATCGTATGGGATTTTGCAGGAGATTCTGTTTATCAAGCTATGCAGCACTTTTTTCTTCCAGAAAGAGCCATTTATATGCTTGTGTTTAGTTTGGAAGCGGCGTGGGACAACCCAGGGCAACAGATTGAAAAGTTAAGACGGTGGCTGTATACGATTAAAGCTCATGCCGAAATTAATGATGCACTTGTGTTCATCGTTGGTACACATCGCGATAGTGCCAGAAACCATGTAGGGTTCCTGAAAGACATGGCAGAAGAGCTTCGAGAGTCATTATACAATGATTTTTGTGCCGTTCTCGGGATAAATACCAAGCATGAATCTCCTCTATTTGTGGTAGAAAACTCCCGTCCGATTGATGAAGATGGCTTATTGTTAAGAGAAACAATCAAACGCAAAGCAAAGGAAAGACCATTTCTGAAAAAGGAACAGCCAGTTTGGTATCTTCGTCTGCTGAATATGATTAAGCAATGGAGGAGTGGCATAGAAAACACATGGCTTATGAAAAGAGATTTCTTAGTTGAAGAAGCCGGTAGGAATGGGTTTGGAGAAGAGGAAGTTGAATgctttttgagatattgtcaCATCTCGGGGGAATTCATATACCGAAATGATGATCACGTTCTGAAGAACTACGTCATACTAGATCCCCAGCAACTTCTTGATATCATGAAAGAATTACTGAAGTTCCCGTCACTATCTGATCGACTTCTAGAAAATGCCGAAGACTGGCAAGCCTTGCAGACGAATGGTGTAGCAAGCGTGGACTTATTTACAGAAATAGTCGGTGACGATAGGGAACTGGTCAATACGGTTACACGATTTTTGGAGGCTTACAATATGTTGTTACCGATACAACCGGGAAATGGGAATAGCTTTACACATTGTATCGTACCCTCTCACCTCCCTGAAGAACCTGTGCCATACAAGGACTGGGACAGCGCCGATGATGACGAAGAATACTTCTTTGATTTCGGTTATGTGCCGAGTGAAGCTATTTTTCATCGTCTACTTGCTCGCTGCTGGTACCACACGCAGGGAGAGGCACGAACAAATGGTAGACTCTATCATCAACGCGGTATCTTTTGTTTCAAAGAGGATTCCATTTTTTTCATGCTGCAGCTACAGCAGAATTCCATCAAGCAACAACTAATCAGAGTAGTAGTTCAAAGTTCTGATGGACAGCAAAGATGCGGTTTTCAAGTCTTACAATGGATTACTGGAGAGTTGGAAGATATTAGGAGGAAAGACTTCCGGAACCTACCGTACAGACTGGGACCAGCTTGCATGATATGTAGCGAGGGACAGGACACTATCAAGGTTCTTGAAATTTGCACCAATGGTAGAGAATTCCCAGCGGCCAACAGTCCAGTGAAGAAGTTGTTAGTAGACGGACGCTACCATGAAGTGTGTCTGGCACCAAAGGTATGTAGGTACatgcaaattatttttgaatactTGCAATAAGTTGCCGCTGAAATGTAACCTTTGATgaaacataattatttgaaaagaGCAAATGGTCCATACAAACGCGTGTCGATCGTGACGTTGAAGAATGTTATAACATTATTAAATTGGCAGCCTAAAAATGTCTGAATAACAGTAGCCATGCGatgaaaatataaatttgaattattttgaaataaaagtcATAAATAGTTGAAACTGAAATTATAGTCTATTATATGGTATAGCTTATACATATCATTGTAAACAAAGCTTGAAGAACATCAGTTGGTTTGAAACTTTGTCAGCGTTTATGCTTTTGttattttcaaatcaattggGCACCCCCAGTGATTCACACGCTCCACACAAACACTAATTTCTATATTTGGGATCAAATTAGTACGTACTCGTCAACCCTGGGTAATCATGCTCTAAACCAGGTAATATGGTGAGATTTTGTTCTCATTTTGTTCATTACCTGCTGCAAGAAACATCAATTTCGTATACTGTGATATTGGCTGTACGATTTCTATTCATTGTTTGATTTTTCTTAATAACTGGCAGCTCTCTGTATCATGTGGACGAAAGAATAGACGTAGTTCGTCGGAATCGTCGACGTCCTCTGCTGCCGAAGATAAACGAAGACAACAAGGTATGAGATGTAACCAACGTGCAATTTCATAAAGCtataaaacaagcaaacaaataaaaccCATTGGCTGAAAGAAAACATCATGAGTGGTTTGAGCAAACGGTAATAGTAATCAAACTATAgtgataaatttgatgattttaaagATATAATTTTGACCTAATTATGTCCCTATGTTATATTGTTCCAGGTGCAGTGGTGATTGGAGAAGGATCAAACAATGTGGTCATCAACGCTGGTGACAATACGCACATTAACTTACCCAACCCGCAACAGGAGACGCCTTCAGAGACGTAAAATGAATATTTGGTGCAACTACATTGCGCATAAAAATATGCTTGCTTAGTAATTTACACAGTGGCAATTTGGAAGCATTTTTGAACACAATGTGGGGGATGTCACTCTATCATAATATTCGAAAAAATAAAGCATTAGAACGATAAACACCAAGTTTTTTCGCGCACTGGCGAAGTAAAACCGGAAAAATATGCTGGTCCACCACCCCTCCCCTAAATGTTAATGCTTCCGTCGGTACTGATggaattgattctcgcactgtcaTCTGAGCTAGTAAATATTACATCGATTTCAACGATGATGGATTACAAACTGAATACGAAAAGCCCGGGATGAAAAGTAGTGGGGATGAATTAGTAGTGAACATGATAATGATATGGAAACAAACCattttatttctgtttttattCTTATACCCTGGTGATGATATTGcgcattattatttatatcagcctTTTTGGATGAAACTATAAATACCAGTATTGCATAGTCATTGAAGTACCCGGATGACtacaatatttcaaaatatatgatgatATGCGTGCGCTGATCGGCACCACACTCACTGGGTTAGGTCAAATCAgcaaattaaatttatttttgtgtgatataagaatataaacacctcaaataaagaaagtccgtaGTTATGTTACCCGTCCAaaaccaaaacctgatcttgttatgacaatttgattgattcgTCCCCACTACTTTTCATCCCGGGCTTTTCGTATTCAGTTTGTAATCCATCATCGTTGTAATCGACcttatcaaattgtcataacaagatcaggttttggtgtaggatgggttaCATAACTGCGGACTTTCCTTATTTGAGGGGTTTATTACACTCGATAGAAAATTATTGCACTCGTGTAGTATTTTTCTATCCCGTgcaatatattcttttatataactcatacaaaaatTCTTATCATTTTATTGGTCAATTACAATGAatatttttgccatttatagAAAAAGACAATTGCACTCCGTGCCAGTGCAATAGTCCTTT
Above is a window of Amphiura filiformis chromosome 20, Afil_fr2py, whole genome shotgun sequence DNA encoding:
- the LOC140142533 gene encoding uncharacterized protein: MENNLRSYLKGFERSGRSFNRSVLVNDDSIQHAYRNALNNGIGKCNRLRTVIVGDKGVGKTSTLQMLTGGQCDPMSEPSSTEGIDITTCETSDLTPEWSKGSGNLRSDDPRLAASWCVCKDGDCFNEALNIDVKTVSRRMQRNHQTLKQHQQLQENDREQQISIFTKAKNTFHDLGVQLKMVLPAIIMITFVYYNGLRSEFGPFAWLTVFASRSVFWDFNNAYRYGTAFALQGILVDVLSSNMVLDIQGGMNLDLLMGSLRVLLCCFISGVLGFLCGFGGRTGMAIGFCLMTIPEFIPSESENWQRKVHIMMIGCGYILGIVMVRLSESFIRSSVYWLLQKKRIGGSFMLFIFMSISLNGCYVYSLFIGCVMGTSATAAVHYAREYIAGEMWRDGYLKKKAIGFITAVTIGHLIGLRINNNIGWHQMICIASFILWDLHICYQVKKAQKDGIPIYIFRDQLMTSSRGQDATIMKLIVWDFAGDSVYQAMQHFFLPERAIYMLVFSLEAAWDNPGQQIEKLRRWLYTIKAHAEINDALVFIVGTHRDSARNHVGFLKDMAEELRESLYNDFCAVLGINTKHESPLFVVENSRPIDEDGLLLRETIKRKAKERPFLKKEQPVWYLRLLNMIKQWRSGIENTWLMKRDFLVEEAGRNGFGEEEVECFLRYCHISGEFIYRNDDHVLKNYVILDPQQLLDIMKELLKFPSLSDRLLENAEDWQALQTNGVASVDLFTEIVGDDRELVNTVTRFLEAYNMLLPIQPGNGNSFTHCIVPSHLPEEPVPYKDWDSADDDEEYFFDFGYVPSEAIFHRLLARCWYHTQGEARTNGRLYHQRGIFCFKEDSIFFMLQLQQNSIKQQLIRVVVQSSDGQQRCGFQVLQWITGELEDIRRKDFRNLPYRLGPACMICSEGQDTIKVLEICTNGREFPAANSPVKKLLVDGRYHEVCLAPKLSVSCGRKNRRSSSESSTSSAAEDKRRQQGAVVIGEGSNNVVINAGDNTHINLPNPQQETPSET